The Bradysia coprophila strain Holo2 unplaced genomic scaffold, BU_Bcop_v1 contig_70, whole genome shotgun sequence genome contains a region encoding:
- the LOC119083838 gene encoding probable chitinase 10 isoform X2, protein MGEKLFIVVLVLLHYCLFTTADCVHDSRHPHSGNCEHYYRCIYGTLYELSCPDGLHFNVNTADCDSPDNANCKNEDECVNDDLLPHAESCELFYKCSEGTLQVLSCPDGLHFNPIAKQCDWPAEAKCAVTEDKCVDGDLFPHEGSCQMFYQCSGASLELQSCPEGLHFSPTGKFCDWPEEAKCENTAEKCTDGDLYAHKESCELFYQCSGGSLHVQSCPAGLHFNSVGNTCDFPEEAQCDVEKEKCTDGDLLPYSEACDQFFLCVQGGLYLLSCPDRHHFDANEKLCVLTSNFPGTC, encoded by the exons ATGGGCGAAAAGTTGTTTATAGTTGTGTTGGTACTGCTCCACTATTGCCTATTCACTACAGCAGATTGTGTCCACGATAGTCGACATCCTCATAGCGGAAATTGTGAACATTACTATCGATGCATCTACGGCACATTGTACGAATTAAGTTGCCCGGATGGTTTACATTTCAATGTCAACACTGCGGACTGTGATTCACCCGACAACGCCAATTGTAAAAACGAAGACGAATGTGTCAACGACGATCTACTTCCACATGCCGAGAGCTGTGAATTGTTCTACAAGTGTTCGGAAGGCACTTTACAAGTTCTTAGCTGTCCCGATGGTCTACATTTTAATCCGATTGCAAAACAATGTGACTGGCCTGCAGAAGCGAAGTGT GCCGTTACTGAGGACAAATGCGTTGACGGCGATCTATTTCCTCATGAAGGAAGCTGTCAGATGTTTTACCAATGCTCTGGGGCGAGTCTAGAGCTTCAGAGTTGTCCCGAAGGACTGCACTTTAGTCCGACTGGAAAATTCTGTGATTGGCCGGAAGAAGCTAAATGTGAAAATACGGCGGAAAAATGTACCGACGGAGATCTGTATGCGCATAAAGAAAGCTGTGAACTGTTTTACCAATGCTCTGGAGGAAGTTTGCACGTACAAAGCTGCCCGGCAGGACTTCATTTCAACTCAGTTGGCAATACTTGTGATTTCCCTGAAGAGGCACAATGTGATGTGGAAAAAGAAAAGTGTACTGATGGAGATCTATTACCTTATTCGGAGGCGTGCGACCAATTTTTCCTGTGCGTTCAAGGTGGATTGTATCTGCTCAGTTGTCCGGATAGACACCATTTCGATGCTAATGAAAAGCTTTGTGTTCTGACTTCGAATTTTCCTGGAACTTGCTGA
- the LOC119083844 gene encoding uncharacterized protein LOC119083844: protein MTFKPVKMIYDYVVSGDVLERVSLKKDLGVTFDEKLNFNEHIDRVTRKAYQMLGFIFRSCKRFRKPESIITLYKAYVRSQVEYCTVVWSPIYQNSIEKIERVQRKFTRMLYRKFNWNYVDYPQRLARLKLPMLESRRFISDEIFLYKVVNGRFTVALDNDVVLYNSRRPSRHEAPTFYPATYVSNLRHFSYVA from the exons ATGACTTTCAAACCGGTAAAAATGATCTACGATTATGTTGTCTCTGGCGATGTGTTGGAAAGAGTTTCATTGAAGAAAGACTTGGGCGTCACCTTTGacgagaaattgaatttcaacgaACACATTGACAGAGTTACAAGGAAAGCGTATCAGATGTTGGGATTCATCTTCCGTTCTTGCAAACGGTTCCGTAAACCTGAGAGTATCATTACTTTGTACAAGGCATATGTTCGTAGTCAGGTGGAGTATTGCACCGTGGTATGGTCACCGATTTACCAGAATTCCATTGAGAAAATCGAGAGAGTTCAGAGAAAGTTTACGCGAATGCTTTATCGAAAGTTCAATTGGAATTACGTCGATTATCCACAACGACTTGCGCGACTCAAGCTTCCAATGCTAGAATCCAGGCGGTTCATttctgacgaaatttttctctaCAAAGTGGTCAATGGTCGTTTTACAGTTGCCTTGGATAATGATGTGGTCTTGTACAATTCACGTCGTCCGAGTAGACACGAAGCTCCAACATTTTATCCGGCAACCTATGTATCGAAC CTTAGACATTTTTCATACGTCGCTTAG
- the LOC119083838 gene encoding probable chitinase 10 isoform X1: MGEKLFIVVLVLLHYCLFTTADCVHDSRHPHSGNCEHYYRCIYGTLYELSCPDGLHFNVNTADCDSPDNANCKNEDECVNDDLLPHAESCELFYKCSEGTLQVLSCPDGLHFNPIAKQCDWPAEAKCAIGEHTCVDGDLFPHAESCQLFYQCSGASLQVQSCPDGLHFDSIGKQCDWPAVAKCAVTEDKCVDGDLFPHEGSCQMFYQCSGASLELQSCPEGLHFSPTGKFCDWPEEAKCENTAEKCTDGDLYAHKESCELFYQCSGGSLHVQSCPAGLHFNSVGNTCDFPEEAQCDVEKEKCTDGDLLPYSEACDQFFLCVQGGLYLLSCPDRHHFDANEKLCVLTSNFPGTC; this comes from the coding sequence ATGGGCGAAAAGTTGTTTATAGTTGTGTTGGTACTGCTCCACTATTGCCTATTCACTACAGCAGATTGTGTCCACGATAGTCGACATCCTCATAGCGGAAATTGTGAACATTACTATCGATGCATCTACGGCACATTGTACGAATTAAGTTGCCCGGATGGTTTACATTTCAATGTCAACACTGCGGACTGTGATTCACCCGACAACGCCAATTGTAAAAACGAAGACGAATGTGTCAACGACGATCTACTTCCACATGCCGAGAGCTGTGAATTGTTCTACAAGTGTTCGGAAGGCACTTTACAAGTTCTTAGCTGTCCCGATGGTCTACATTTTAATCCGATTGCAAAACAATGTGACTGGCCTGCAGAAGCGAAGTGTGCCATCGGTGAACACACTTGCGTCGATGGAGATCTATTTCCTCATGCAGAAAGTTGTCAGCTGTTTTACCAATGCTCTGGAGCTAGTCTACAGGTTCAAAGTTGTCCTGATGGACTACATTTCGATTCGATTGGAAAACAGTGCGACTGGCCTGCCGTGGCTAAGTGCGCCGTTACTGAGGACAAATGCGTTGACGGCGATCTATTTCCTCATGAAGGAAGCTGTCAGATGTTTTACCAATGCTCTGGGGCGAGTCTAGAGCTTCAGAGTTGTCCCGAAGGACTGCACTTTAGTCCGACTGGAAAATTCTGTGATTGGCCGGAAGAAGCTAAATGTGAAAATACGGCGGAAAAATGTACCGACGGAGATCTGTATGCGCATAAAGAAAGCTGTGAACTGTTTTACCAATGCTCTGGAGGAAGTTTGCACGTACAAAGCTGCCCGGCAGGACTTCATTTCAACTCAGTTGGCAATACTTGTGATTTCCCTGAAGAGGCACAATGTGATGTGGAAAAAGAAAAGTGTACTGATGGAGATCTATTACCTTATTCGGAGGCGTGCGACCAATTTTTCCTGTGCGTTCAAGGTGGATTGTATCTGCTCAGTTGTCCGGATAGACACCATTTCGATGCTAATGAAAAGCTTTGTGTTCTGACTTCGAATTTTCCTGGAACTTGCTGA